A stretch of the Archangium violaceum genome encodes the following:
- a CDS encoding DUF3396 domain-containing protein: MSTTYPRISLRTENGYILVKEGLTVTFYIRRSHQEISHYISRSLESYLHAVGPNSLGLYADEEGDWLLLDEAGWAVIRNELNDPHSAYVHLTDASSPEQGYHFIYQGRNLDAPFLVNEPGATSAVSFWLPSEFLEEHGPGRVRELAMELASPLPFCTGYAGLSFNGVTNLAQMRGDAPNLRFRYPGMDVPDMSWVSLHIGTQVRGPSWLTFLGQPVLGELGGVSGLRARLHHPETTVQELEGDRAVVSLGPWPEAGDTEQGQVLPAYRELARVLEPWLYHEPRLHAVQSMEDTRRWERRFLD, encoded by the coding sequence ATGAGTACCACCTACCCACGAATCAGCCTTCGGACAGAGAATGGATACATCCTGGTCAAGGAGGGATTGACCGTCACCTTCTATATTCGCCGCTCTCACCAGGAGATCTCGCACTACATCAGTCGTTCGCTTGAATCCTACTTGCACGCGGTTGGCCCCAATTCGCTCGGCCTGTACGCCGATGAAGAGGGAGACTGGCTATTGCTCGACGAGGCTGGCTGGGCGGTCATTCGCAATGAATTGAACGACCCACACAGTGCCTATGTTCACTTGACCGATGCGTCGAGTCCGGAGCAAGGCTACCACTTCATCTATCAAGGCAGGAACCTGGACGCTCCGTTCCTCGTGAATGAACCCGGTGCGACATCCGCCGTCTCCTTCTGGCTGCCCAGTGAGTTTCTCGAGGAGCACGGACCGGGGCGGGTACGCGAGCTCGCGATGGAACTGGCCTCCCCCTTGCCCTTCTGCACTGGTTACGCCGGACTCTCCTTCAACGGCGTCACCAACCTGGCACAGATGCGGGGAGACGCGCCCAACCTGCGCTTCCGCTACCCGGGCATGGATGTTCCCGATATGAGCTGGGTCTCGTTACACATCGGCACCCAGGTGCGGGGCCCCTCCTGGCTGACCTTCCTCGGGCAGCCCGTTCTGGGAGAGTTGGGTGGCGTGTCCGGGCTACGCGCCCGGTTGCACCATCCGGAAACCACCGTCCAGGAGTTGGAGGGCGATAGGGCCGTTGTCTCCCTGGGGCCCTGGCCCGAGGCGGGTGACACTGAACAGGGGCAGGTACTACCTGCCTATCGGGAACTGGCTCGCGTGCTGGAGCCCTGGCTCTACCACGAGCCGCGTCTCCATGCCGTTCAGAGCATGGAGGACACGCGACGATGGGAACGACGATTCCTCGATTGA